In Desulfofundulus kuznetsovii DSM 6115, the following are encoded in one genomic region:
- a CDS encoding B12-binding domain-containing radical SAM protein: protein MRVLLLNPPLLTDPYTDDLVVNAPLSACLLTGYAGACLKQAGLDVAVMDADLAGLDVEATREQLLAEDFDLLGVHLKFLWGRTAEIMAMLQEIKREKPHIHLNLYGHYPTFAWEPLLRQFPFVDSVVLGEPELTLTDLARRLAGLDEGFWQGTAGLAVNGEGGPVQNPPRCAIADLDALPFPLRPSPELAARRNMHNYILGSRGCFGRCTFCYLNSFYGPGTVWRGRSPENIVVEIDEVYKATGNPSFYFADANFFGPGERGRQRALELAGRLRQLDFPLVFGLECRSSDVDERVFYSLVEAGLRDVFLGVESGSQSALDRFQKGTTVAQNERAITILRRLGLNISLGFINFDPGTTLEEIRENLDFLQRMELLDCPSTTAHLFFHRQVVLRGTPAYNQLLARGQLRPVGFTAHEGEYTIVDPRAEAVARVMGAVARRVLEITGGEDMYTARGPKVSCCGGVGDGGCSGLGECLTAGGGNRSIPAHVQRQEIFRRLNLFLQDFLSRLLDAAGRGELNLGTVADFVTAGHTAIEEMMRNS, encoded by the coding sequence ATGCGGGTTTTACTCCTCAACCCACCCCTGCTGACCGATCCCTATACCGATGACCTGGTGGTCAACGCCCCCCTGTCGGCCTGCCTGCTCACCGGTTACGCCGGGGCCTGTTTAAAGCAGGCCGGATTGGACGTAGCCGTTATGGATGCGGACCTGGCCGGGCTGGACGTGGAGGCAACCAGGGAGCAGCTGCTGGCCGAAGACTTTGATTTGCTGGGTGTGCACTTAAAATTCCTGTGGGGACGGACGGCGGAGATAATGGCCATGCTGCAGGAGATCAAGCGGGAGAAACCCCACATCCACCTCAATCTCTACGGCCACTACCCCACCTTTGCCTGGGAACCGCTGTTGCGGCAGTTTCCCTTTGTGGATTCGGTGGTTCTGGGCGAACCGGAGCTCACCCTCACGGATCTGGCCCGCCGGCTGGCAGGCCTGGACGAAGGGTTCTGGCAAGGCACTGCAGGGCTGGCCGTGAACGGCGAAGGGGGCCCGGTGCAAAACCCCCCGCGCTGTGCCATCGCCGACCTGGATGCCCTGCCTTTCCCCCTGCGGCCTTCTCCGGAGCTGGCCGCCCGGCGCAACATGCACAACTACATCCTGGGCAGCCGCGGCTGTTTTGGCCGCTGCACTTTCTGCTACCTCAATTCCTTTTACGGACCCGGAACGGTCTGGCGGGGGCGCAGCCCGGAAAATATCGTGGTTGAAATTGATGAGGTATACAAGGCCACCGGCAACCCTTCCTTTTACTTTGCCGACGCCAACTTTTTCGGCCCCGGGGAAAGGGGACGGCAGCGCGCCCTGGAACTGGCCGGCCGGTTGAGGCAGCTGGACTTCCCCCTGGTCTTTGGCCTGGAATGCCGGTCCTCCGATGTGGATGAGCGGGTGTTCTATTCGCTGGTGGAGGCCGGCCTGCGGGATGTATTCCTGGGTGTGGAAAGCGGCTCCCAGAGCGCCCTGGACCGTTTTCAAAAGGGCACCACGGTGGCCCAGAATGAAAGGGCCATTACTATCCTACGCCGGCTGGGCCTGAACATCTCCCTGGGTTTCATTAATTTCGATCCCGGTACCACGCTGGAGGAAATCCGGGAGAATCTGGACTTTCTGCAGCGCATGGAGCTGCTGGACTGCCCCTCCACCACCGCCCACCTGTTTTTTCACCGCCAGGTCGTCCTGCGGGGAACCCCGGCCTACAACCAGCTGCTGGCCCGGGGGCAGTTAAGGCCGGTTGGTTTCACCGCCCACGAGGGGGAGTACACCATCGTAGACCCCCGGGCGGAGGCGGTGGCCCGGGTGATGGGTGCTGTGGCCCGGAGGGTGCTGGAGATTACCGGAGGCGAAGATATGTACACCGCCAGGGGGCCGAAAGTAAGTTGCTGCGGGGGAGTGGGCGATGGAGGCTGCAGCGGTTTGGGTGAATGTCTCACTGCCGGTGGCGGCAACCGTTCCATCCCGGCCCATGTCCAGCGGCAGGAAATTTTCCGGCGGTTAAATCTTTTCCTGCAGGACTTCCTTTCCCGCCTTCTGGATGCCGCCGGCAGGGGGGAACTGAACCTGGGCACGGTGGCCGACTTTGTCACCGCCGGGCACACGGCGATAGAGGAGATGATGAGGAACTCTTAG
- a CDS encoding MFS transporter: protein MGTYPEPETNIAIQRTPHILFISLVNFLLNFAVQGSLIFIPLLGAQLGARDWQIGVVGASYGAAFLFSSLICGWKSDSLGRLLFVRLGLAASGMAFAAQLLVQNLFVLIVVRSAVGLSLGIATAALIAYAFESGADMGKYSSYGSLGWIFGALGAALLKEFHLLFITSSICCLVALVLSLAFKESAVKKSKINPKIRLVVRRNFRLYLAVFLRHLGATAVWIILPLYFSLLGIDRFWIGLLWGTNFAVQFVVMRFLERFDENKVFAFGQLLSIGVFTAYAFITARPALFAVQALLGVAWSCLYVGALIIVLRSGEERGTASGIFQSTLNLCGAVGPFLGGLIAEIWGYHGVMLFAAGLGVAGLLVAVPAAREAPGHSAR, encoded by the coding sequence TTGGGTACATACCCGGAACCTGAAACAAATATAGCCATTCAAAGGACGCCCCATATCCTGTTCATCAGCCTGGTCAATTTTTTGCTCAACTTTGCCGTGCAGGGCTCCCTTATCTTCATCCCCCTGCTGGGAGCCCAGCTGGGGGCGAGGGACTGGCAAATCGGCGTGGTGGGGGCATCTTACGGGGCGGCCTTTCTCTTTTCTTCCCTGATTTGCGGCTGGAAGTCCGACTCTTTGGGAAGGCTTTTATTTGTGCGCCTGGGGTTAGCCGCCAGCGGTATGGCCTTTGCCGCCCAGTTGTTGGTTCAAAATCTTTTCGTTTTGATCGTGGTGCGTTCGGCCGTGGGCCTGTCCCTGGGAATTGCCACCGCGGCCTTGATTGCTTACGCCTTTGAGTCCGGCGCCGATATGGGCAAATATAGCTCTTACGGCTCCCTGGGCTGGATCTTCGGCGCTCTGGGGGCGGCGCTGTTGAAGGAATTCCACCTGCTCTTTATCACCAGCTCCATCTGCTGCCTGGTGGCCCTGGTCCTTTCCCTGGCTTTCAAGGAAAGTGCCGTTAAAAAAAGCAAAATTAACCCGAAGATAAGACTGGTGGTCAGGCGCAATTTCCGGCTCTACCTGGCCGTATTCCTGCGCCACCTGGGGGCCACGGCCGTCTGGATTATCCTGCCCCTGTACTTTTCGTTGCTGGGCATAGACCGGTTCTGGATCGGTTTGCTCTGGGGAACTAATTTTGCCGTGCAGTTTGTGGTTATGCGCTTTTTGGAAAGGTTTGACGAAAATAAAGTCTTTGCCTTTGGTCAACTGCTCTCCATCGGGGTATTTACCGCCTATGCCTTTATCACCGCACGGCCGGCCCTGTTTGCGGTGCAGGCCCTCCTGGGGGTAGCGTGGTCCTGTCTTTATGTAGGCGCCCTGATTATTGTCCTGCGGAGCGGGGAAGAAAGGGGTACCGCCAGCGGTATCTTCCAGTCCACCTTAAACCTCTGTGGTGCCGTGGGCCCCTTCCTGGGCGGGTTGATCGCCGAGATTTGGGGGTACCATGGAGTGATGCTTTTCGCCGCCGGGCTGGGGGTGGCCGGCCTGCTGGTGGCCGTACCGGCAGCCCGGGAGGCGCCCGGGCACTCAGCTCGATGA
- a CDS encoding PadR family transcriptional regulator: MCKNDCSWNLTADRLLQPVLLFLLRLKPSHGYELIQRLAQLDLLEGEADPATVYRNLRRMEQEELVISSWEATGTGPARRRYAVTPKGDELLDAWMVAVRRQKEKLEKFIQLYENHLDSEKARGGENLLPEG, translated from the coding sequence ATGTGCAAGAACGATTGTTCCTGGAACTTAACGGCGGACCGGTTATTGCAGCCGGTACTGCTGTTTCTGCTGCGTTTAAAGCCTTCCCATGGTTACGAACTCATCCAGAGGCTGGCGCAGCTCGATTTGCTGGAGGGGGAAGCGGATCCGGCCACGGTGTACCGCAATTTGCGCCGCATGGAGCAGGAAGAGCTGGTCATCTCCAGCTGGGAGGCTACGGGAACCGGACCGGCCCGCCGCAGGTACGCGGTCACGCCTAAAGGGGACGAGTTGCTGGATGCCTGGATGGTGGCCGTACGCAGGCAGAAGGAGAAGCTGGAGAAGTTTATCCAGCTTTATGAAAATCACCTGGACTCGGAAAAGGCACGGGGAGGTGAAAACCTTTTACCG